Proteins found in one Paenibacillus borealis genomic segment:
- a CDS encoding sensor histidine kinase yields the protein MMSRISKLWKKINVIVPIFGILTMLFISWNGSYFGSRLLVRHFGWSFSEYGYHLFVMTLQIIIFFIVAGTIAFATRGQDRRFYMPILTAMRQISQGNFKIELENSKQYRQFGGIVEGINEMANELSRMETLRQDFISNVSHEIQSPLTSIRGFAAALQNDSLSPESRRHYLNIIEAESRRLSGLSDNLLKLSALEAESFPFERKPYRLDKQLQEMILASEPQWLGKDIEVEAELAETTVVAVKDLLSQVWTNLLHNSIKFTPQDGRITVSLRIIEEWIEVEVRDSGIGIAEEELERIFERFYKVDKSRSVSSGGGSGLGLPLVKKIVELHEGSIHVTSRPGEGTASIVRLPLQVR from the coding sequence ATGATGAGCAGGATCAGCAAACTCTGGAAGAAGATTAATGTGATTGTGCCTATATTCGGCATATTGACGATGCTCTTTATCTCCTGGAACGGAAGCTATTTCGGATCAAGGCTGCTGGTCCGCCATTTCGGCTGGTCTTTCTCTGAATACGGGTATCACTTGTTTGTGATGACATTGCAGATTATTATCTTTTTCATTGTGGCAGGCACCATAGCGTTCGCTACCCGGGGACAGGATCGGAGATTCTATATGCCAATCCTGACGGCCATGCGGCAGATTTCCCAGGGGAATTTCAAGATTGAACTGGAGAACAGCAAACAGTACCGGCAGTTTGGCGGTATTGTTGAGGGGATTAACGAAATGGCTAACGAGCTTAGCCGGATGGAGACGTTGCGCCAGGATTTCATCTCGAACGTATCGCATGAGATCCAGTCGCCGCTGACCTCGATCCGGGGGTTTGCCGCTGCGCTGCAGAATGACAGCCTGAGCCCGGAGAGCCGCAGGCATTATCTGAATATCATTGAAGCGGAGAGCCGCCGCCTGTCCGGCCTGAGTGACAATCTGCTGAAGCTGTCGGCGCTGGAGGCAGAGAGCTTCCCGTTCGAGCGGAAGCCCTACCGGCTGGATAAGCAGCTGCAAGAGATGATCCTGGCTTCTGAGCCGCAGTGGCTCGGCAAGGATATTGAGGTAGAGGCAGAGCTTGCGGAAACCACTGTGGTTGCGGTAAAAGACTTGCTGAGTCAGGTATGGACTAACCTGCTGCATAACAGCATCAAATTCACCCCGCAGGACGGGCGGATTACCGTCTCTTTGCGCATCATAGAGGAGTGGATTGAGGTAGAGGTTAGAGACAGCGGCATCGGCATTGCCGAAGAGGAGCTGGAGCGGATCTTCGAACGGTTCTATAAAGTGGATAAATCCAGAAGCGTCAGCAGCGGCGGGGGGAGCGGACTGGGGCTGCCGCTG
- a CDS encoding response regulator transcription factor, with protein sequence MAKILVVDDDPHIRELVGVFLRAEGLEEVLSASDGLEALHLLEETSADLAIIDVMMPNMDGWELCRELRKHYDFPILMLTAKGETSQIVKGFELGTDDYLVKPFEPPVLVARVKALLKRYQISAAQSVTVGNLRMNRRTYETLSDHGEITLPLKEFELLFKLASYPGQTLTRDRLIEEIWGYDFEGNERTLDVHVGRLRERFPREKFGFSIRTIRGLGYRLEGGV encoded by the coding sequence ATGGCCAAAATACTGGTAGTGGACGACGATCCGCATATCCGCGAATTGGTGGGAGTCTTTCTGAGAGCTGAAGGCCTGGAAGAGGTCCTGAGTGCCTCCGATGGTCTGGAGGCGCTGCATCTGCTGGAAGAGACCAGCGCTGATCTGGCGATTATTGATGTCATGATGCCGAATATGGACGGCTGGGAGCTGTGCCGGGAGCTGCGCAAGCACTATGACTTCCCGATCCTGATGCTGACGGCCAAAGGGGAAACCTCGCAGATTGTGAAAGGCTTCGAGCTCGGCACAGATGACTATCTGGTTAAGCCGTTTGAGCCGCCTGTCCTGGTTGCCAGAGTGAAGGCGCTGCTGAAGCGGTATCAGATCTCTGCGGCCCAGAGCGTAACGGTCGGGAACCTGCGGATGAACCGCAGAACCTATGAGACCCTGTCCGACCATGGCGAGATTACCCTGCCGCTTAAAGAATTTGAACTGCTGTTCAAGCTGGCCAGCTATCCGGGGCAGACGCTGACACGCGACCGGCTGATTGAAGAGATCTGGGGTTATGACTTTGAAGGCAATGAGCGGACGCTGGATGTGCATGTAGGCCGTCTGCGCGAGCGCTTTCCCCGTGAGAAATTCGGATTCTCGATCCGTACGATCCGCGGCCTTGGCTATCGGCTGGAGGGGGGAGTATGA